Proteins from a genomic interval of Onychostoma macrolepis isolate SWU-2019 chromosome 17, ASM1243209v1, whole genome shotgun sequence:
- the rps6kl1 gene encoding ribosomal protein S6 kinase-like 1 isoform X1, with translation MAKKDYLLDAAQQIRMALDREVNEDYEAAFSYYKNGVDLLLNGVQVDPNKERREAVKRKTTQYLKRAEEIFISYLQDNISKGSTHLGGYSSLRFRSIRHLSSPVENLAMCKVVGIIDKVLTVESLTSKETFIVKSLPKSSWESRERSTIIPQGVPFMVKLLKYYVSEDTVFLHLEHVQGGRLFSRLHRVRSEAVREHPECFSPNQHKICLKNSYTLPALHQEIYLNENYERTKPLESPGSPTKHCLENCITHSYCEDSGRQQGSSLGWYATRTDNELPSVGLPNGLKSLPQDINPLPIHPCVIVDTRDPLDVTSDLLGNDVRIERIESYIDLNKAWNALEPAQDCLSFTVPGSNSDILGFSIASQITPASLFGENAQPTLCSTVDVLPQRVRIVPNTSHLPPQNQAHDGFPHEQGVTNCKPSGNGQISQFVAELSKVSSRRNPFECTPQKQESISLDFTKMSSQLNTVDMVREVGKEDMENWQFFNSSFKQPQVGMISCLSAPTTNSSCWSETEVEQQMKVDGLGHYSQIKAKNFSAKSKWGRWGLPENEVRLWGAQILLALESLHEQGIVCQDLNPRNILLRNSGEACLTYFGQWTEVQPEINPKAMEEMYCAPAEIGGVSKITEACDWWSLGALLYELLTGTALWQCHPTGVHPHTPLHIPEFLSTAAASLLTELLQFDACYRLGSGGGGVSDIKCHPFFNSVPWLTLSSSVTP, from the exons ATGGCAAAGAAAGACTATCTGCTAGATGCAGCCCAACAGATTCGCATGGCACTGGACCGAGAAGTCAATGAAGACTATGAGGCGGCATTCAGCTACTATAAGAATGGAGTCGATCTGCTGCTCAATGGAGTACAAG TGGATCCAAATAAAGAGAGACGTGAAGCAGTGAAACGAAAGACCACTCAATATCTGAAGAGAGCCGAGGAGATCTTCATCTCTTACTTACAAGACAACATCTCTAAAGGATCCACTCATTTAGGA GGTTATAGTAGCTTGCGCTTTCGGTCGATCAGACATCTAAGTTCACCGGTGGAGAATCTGGCGATGTGCAAAGTCGTTGGAATCATTGATAAG GTGCTGACGGTTGAAAGTCTGACAAGCAAGGAGACATTTATCGTTAAG AGTTTACCAAAGTCGAGCTGGGAGAGTCGTGAGAGGTCGACCATCATTCCTCAGGGAGTGCCCTTCATGGTGAAGCTGCTAAAATACTATGTCAGTGAAGACACTGTGTTCCTTCATCTAGAACATGTTCAAG GTGGAAGACTCTTTTCCAGACTTCACAGGGTCAGAAGTGAAGCAGTCAGGGAGCATCCAGAATGCTTCAGCCCCAACCAGCACAAGATCTGTCTGAAGAACAGCTACACCCTCCCTGCTCTCCACCAGGAGATTTACCTCAATGAGAATTATGAGAGAACTAAACCTCTTGAGAGTCCAGGCAGCCCAACAAAACATTGTCTTGAGAACTGCATAACCCACTCCTACTGTGAAGATTCAGGACGCCAGCAGGGGAGTTCTCTAGGTTGGTATGCAACAAGGACAGATAATGAGCTTCCTTCTGTTGGTCTACCCAATGGTCTCAAGTCTTTACCTCAGGATATTAATCCTCTTCCTATTCATCCCTGTGTGATTGTGGACACTCGGGATCCTCTTGATGTCACTTCCGACCTTCTGGGAAATGATGTCCGCATTGAGCGCATTGAATCTTACATAGATCTGAACAAAGCTTGGAATGCTTTGGAACCTGCTCAGGACTGTCTGAGTTTCACTGTACCAGGATCAAACTCGGATATTCTAGGATTCAGCATTGCATCTCAGATTACTCCAGCCTCTTTATTTGGTGAAAACGCACAACCAACCCTTTGCAGCACGGTTGATGTTCTTCCACAGAGAGTGCGGATAGTTCCCAACACGTCACATTTACCTCCACAAAACCAAGCGCATGATGGATTTCCTCATGAACAAGGTGTCACTAACTGTAAACCTAGTGGAAATGGACAGATTTCACAGTTTGTGGCTGAATTGAGCAAAGTCAGTTCTCGTCGCAATCCATTTGAATGTACACCTCAAAAACAAGAAAGTATCTCTTTAGACTTTACCAAGATGTCTTCCCAGTTGAACACTGTTGACATGGTGAGGGAGGTTGGGAAGGAGGACATGGAGAACTGGCAGTTCTTCAACTCTTCATTTAAACAACCACAAGTTGGCATGATCTCCTGTCTGTCAGCACCTACCACAAACAGCTCCTGTTGGAGCGAGACTGAAGTAGAACAGCAGATGAAGGTGGATGGCTTGGGCCATTACTCCCAAATTAAGGCCAAGAACTTCAGTGCCAAATCGAAGTGGGGTAGATGGGGACTCCCTGAGAATGAGGTGCGACTGTGGGGGGCTCAGATTCTGTTGGCCTTGGAAAGTCTTCATGAGCAGGGCATTGTGTGCCAGGACCTCAACCCACGAAATATTCTACTCCGCAATAGTG GTGAGGCGTGTCTTACATACTTTGGACAGTGGACAGAAGTTCAGCCTGAAATTAACCCGAAAGCAATGGAAGAGATGTACTGTGCACCAG CAGAAATTGGAGGTGTGTCAAAAATCACAGAGgcgtgtgattggtggagtCTTGGAGCTTTATTATATGAGCTTCTTACTGGCACG GCCCTGTGGCAGTGCCACCCTACAGGTGTTCACCCTCACACTCCTCTCCATATCCCAGAATTCCTCAGCACTGCAGCCGCCTCGCTTCTCACTGAG CTGCTCCAGTTTGATGCGTGTTATCGTCTGGGATCAGGAGGCGGCGGCGTGAGCGACATTAAGTGTCATCCGTTCTTTAACTCTGTCCCATGGCTCACACTCAGCAGTTCAGTGACGCCGTAG
- the rps6kl1 gene encoding ribosomal protein S6 kinase-like 1 isoform X2, with amino-acid sequence MAKKDYLLDAAQQIRMALDREVNEDYEAAFSYYKNGVDLLLNGVQVDPNKERREAVKRKTTQYLKRAEEIFISYLQDNISKGSTHLGGYSSLRFRSIRHLSSPVENLAMCKVVGIIDKVLTVESLTSKETFIVKSLPKSSWESRERSTIIPQGVPFMVKLLKYYVSEDTVFLHLEHVQGGRLFSRLHRVRSEAVREHPECFSPNQHKICLKNSYTLPALHQEIYLNENYERTKPLESPGSPTKHCLENCITHSYCEDSGRQQGSSLGWYATRTDNELPSVGLPNGLKSLPQDINPLPIHPCVIVDTRDPLDVTSDLLGNDVRIERIESYIDLNKAWNALEPAQDCLSFTVPGSNSDILGFSIASQITPASLFGENAQPTLCSTVDVLPQRVRIVPNTSHLPPQNQAHDGFPHEQGVTNCKPSGNGQISQFVAELSKVSSRRNPFECTPQKQESISLDFTKMSSQLNTVDMVREVGKEDMENWQFFNSSFKQPQVGMISCLSAPTTNSSCWSETEVEQQMKVDGLGHYSQIKAKNFSAKSKWGRWGLPENEVRLWGAQILLALESLHEQGIVCQDLNPRNILLRNSGEACLTYFGQWTEVQPEINPKAMEEMYCAPEIGGVSKITEACDWWSLGALLYELLTGTALWQCHPTGVHPHTPLHIPEFLSTAAASLLTELLQFDACYRLGSGGGGVSDIKCHPFFNSVPWLTLSSSVTP; translated from the exons ATGGCAAAGAAAGACTATCTGCTAGATGCAGCCCAACAGATTCGCATGGCACTGGACCGAGAAGTCAATGAAGACTATGAGGCGGCATTCAGCTACTATAAGAATGGAGTCGATCTGCTGCTCAATGGAGTACAAG TGGATCCAAATAAAGAGAGACGTGAAGCAGTGAAACGAAAGACCACTCAATATCTGAAGAGAGCCGAGGAGATCTTCATCTCTTACTTACAAGACAACATCTCTAAAGGATCCACTCATTTAGGA GGTTATAGTAGCTTGCGCTTTCGGTCGATCAGACATCTAAGTTCACCGGTGGAGAATCTGGCGATGTGCAAAGTCGTTGGAATCATTGATAAG GTGCTGACGGTTGAAAGTCTGACAAGCAAGGAGACATTTATCGTTAAG AGTTTACCAAAGTCGAGCTGGGAGAGTCGTGAGAGGTCGACCATCATTCCTCAGGGAGTGCCCTTCATGGTGAAGCTGCTAAAATACTATGTCAGTGAAGACACTGTGTTCCTTCATCTAGAACATGTTCAAG GTGGAAGACTCTTTTCCAGACTTCACAGGGTCAGAAGTGAAGCAGTCAGGGAGCATCCAGAATGCTTCAGCCCCAACCAGCACAAGATCTGTCTGAAGAACAGCTACACCCTCCCTGCTCTCCACCAGGAGATTTACCTCAATGAGAATTATGAGAGAACTAAACCTCTTGAGAGTCCAGGCAGCCCAACAAAACATTGTCTTGAGAACTGCATAACCCACTCCTACTGTGAAGATTCAGGACGCCAGCAGGGGAGTTCTCTAGGTTGGTATGCAACAAGGACAGATAATGAGCTTCCTTCTGTTGGTCTACCCAATGGTCTCAAGTCTTTACCTCAGGATATTAATCCTCTTCCTATTCATCCCTGTGTGATTGTGGACACTCGGGATCCTCTTGATGTCACTTCCGACCTTCTGGGAAATGATGTCCGCATTGAGCGCATTGAATCTTACATAGATCTGAACAAAGCTTGGAATGCTTTGGAACCTGCTCAGGACTGTCTGAGTTTCACTGTACCAGGATCAAACTCGGATATTCTAGGATTCAGCATTGCATCTCAGATTACTCCAGCCTCTTTATTTGGTGAAAACGCACAACCAACCCTTTGCAGCACGGTTGATGTTCTTCCACAGAGAGTGCGGATAGTTCCCAACACGTCACATTTACCTCCACAAAACCAAGCGCATGATGGATTTCCTCATGAACAAGGTGTCACTAACTGTAAACCTAGTGGAAATGGACAGATTTCACAGTTTGTGGCTGAATTGAGCAAAGTCAGTTCTCGTCGCAATCCATTTGAATGTACACCTCAAAAACAAGAAAGTATCTCTTTAGACTTTACCAAGATGTCTTCCCAGTTGAACACTGTTGACATGGTGAGGGAGGTTGGGAAGGAGGACATGGAGAACTGGCAGTTCTTCAACTCTTCATTTAAACAACCACAAGTTGGCATGATCTCCTGTCTGTCAGCACCTACCACAAACAGCTCCTGTTGGAGCGAGACTGAAGTAGAACAGCAGATGAAGGTGGATGGCTTGGGCCATTACTCCCAAATTAAGGCCAAGAACTTCAGTGCCAAATCGAAGTGGGGTAGATGGGGACTCCCTGAGAATGAGGTGCGACTGTGGGGGGCTCAGATTCTGTTGGCCTTGGAAAGTCTTCATGAGCAGGGCATTGTGTGCCAGGACCTCAACCCACGAAATATTCTACTCCGCAATAGTG GTGAGGCGTGTCTTACATACTTTGGACAGTGGACAGAAGTTCAGCCTGAAATTAACCCGAAAGCAATGGAAGAGATGTACTGTGCACCAG AAATTGGAGGTGTGTCAAAAATCACAGAGgcgtgtgattggtggagtCTTGGAGCTTTATTATATGAGCTTCTTACTGGCACG GCCCTGTGGCAGTGCCACCCTACAGGTGTTCACCCTCACACTCCTCTCCATATCCCAGAATTCCTCAGCACTGCAGCCGCCTCGCTTCTCACTGAG CTGCTCCAGTTTGATGCGTGTTATCGTCTGGGATCAGGAGGCGGCGGCGTGAGCGACATTAAGTGTCATCCGTTCTTTAACTCTGTCCCATGGCTCACACTCAGCAGTTCAGTGACGCCGTAG
- the rps6kl1 gene encoding ribosomal protein S6 kinase-like 1 isoform X4, which yields MAKKDYLLDAAQQIRMALDREVNEDYEAAFSYYKNGVDLLLNGVQVDPNKERREAVKRKTTQYLKRAEEIFISYLQDNISKGSTHLGGYSSLRFRSIRHLSSPVENLAMCKVVGIIDKVLTVESLTSKETFIVKSLPKSSWESRERSTIIPQGVPFMVKLLKYYVSEDTVFLHLEHVQGGRLFSRLHRVRSEAVREHPECFSPNQHKICLKNSYTLPALHQEIYLNENYERTKPLESPGSPTKHCLENCITHSYCEDSGRQQGSSLGWYATRTDNELPSVGLPNGLKSLPQDINPLPIHPCVIVDTRDPLDVTSDLLGNDVRIERIESYIDLNKAWNALEPAQDCLSFTVPGSNSDILGFSIASQITPASLFGENAQPTLCSTVDVLPQRVRIVPNTSHLPPQNQAHDGFPHEQGVTNCKPSGNGQISQFVAELSKVSSRRNPFECTPQKQESISLDFTKMSSQLNTVDMVREVGKEDMENWQFFNSSFKQPQVGMISCLSAPTTNSSCWSETEVEQQMKVDGLGHYSQIKAKNFSAKSKWGRWGLPENEVRLWGAQILLALESLHEQGIVCQDLNPRNILLRNSGEACLTYFGQWTEVQPEINPKAMEEMYCAPDLEQKLEVCQKSQRRVIGGVLELYYMSFLLARPCGSATLQVFTLTLLSISQNSSALQPPRFSLSCSSLMRVIVWDQEAAA from the exons ATGGCAAAGAAAGACTATCTGCTAGATGCAGCCCAACAGATTCGCATGGCACTGGACCGAGAAGTCAATGAAGACTATGAGGCGGCATTCAGCTACTATAAGAATGGAGTCGATCTGCTGCTCAATGGAGTACAAG TGGATCCAAATAAAGAGAGACGTGAAGCAGTGAAACGAAAGACCACTCAATATCTGAAGAGAGCCGAGGAGATCTTCATCTCTTACTTACAAGACAACATCTCTAAAGGATCCACTCATTTAGGA GGTTATAGTAGCTTGCGCTTTCGGTCGATCAGACATCTAAGTTCACCGGTGGAGAATCTGGCGATGTGCAAAGTCGTTGGAATCATTGATAAG GTGCTGACGGTTGAAAGTCTGACAAGCAAGGAGACATTTATCGTTAAG AGTTTACCAAAGTCGAGCTGGGAGAGTCGTGAGAGGTCGACCATCATTCCTCAGGGAGTGCCCTTCATGGTGAAGCTGCTAAAATACTATGTCAGTGAAGACACTGTGTTCCTTCATCTAGAACATGTTCAAG GTGGAAGACTCTTTTCCAGACTTCACAGGGTCAGAAGTGAAGCAGTCAGGGAGCATCCAGAATGCTTCAGCCCCAACCAGCACAAGATCTGTCTGAAGAACAGCTACACCCTCCCTGCTCTCCACCAGGAGATTTACCTCAATGAGAATTATGAGAGAACTAAACCTCTTGAGAGTCCAGGCAGCCCAACAAAACATTGTCTTGAGAACTGCATAACCCACTCCTACTGTGAAGATTCAGGACGCCAGCAGGGGAGTTCTCTAGGTTGGTATGCAACAAGGACAGATAATGAGCTTCCTTCTGTTGGTCTACCCAATGGTCTCAAGTCTTTACCTCAGGATATTAATCCTCTTCCTATTCATCCCTGTGTGATTGTGGACACTCGGGATCCTCTTGATGTCACTTCCGACCTTCTGGGAAATGATGTCCGCATTGAGCGCATTGAATCTTACATAGATCTGAACAAAGCTTGGAATGCTTTGGAACCTGCTCAGGACTGTCTGAGTTTCACTGTACCAGGATCAAACTCGGATATTCTAGGATTCAGCATTGCATCTCAGATTACTCCAGCCTCTTTATTTGGTGAAAACGCACAACCAACCCTTTGCAGCACGGTTGATGTTCTTCCACAGAGAGTGCGGATAGTTCCCAACACGTCACATTTACCTCCACAAAACCAAGCGCATGATGGATTTCCTCATGAACAAGGTGTCACTAACTGTAAACCTAGTGGAAATGGACAGATTTCACAGTTTGTGGCTGAATTGAGCAAAGTCAGTTCTCGTCGCAATCCATTTGAATGTACACCTCAAAAACAAGAAAGTATCTCTTTAGACTTTACCAAGATGTCTTCCCAGTTGAACACTGTTGACATGGTGAGGGAGGTTGGGAAGGAGGACATGGAGAACTGGCAGTTCTTCAACTCTTCATTTAAACAACCACAAGTTGGCATGATCTCCTGTCTGTCAGCACCTACCACAAACAGCTCCTGTTGGAGCGAGACTGAAGTAGAACAGCAGATGAAGGTGGATGGCTTGGGCCATTACTCCCAAATTAAGGCCAAGAACTTCAGTGCCAAATCGAAGTGGGGTAGATGGGGACTCCCTGAGAATGAGGTGCGACTGTGGGGGGCTCAGATTCTGTTGGCCTTGGAAAGTCTTCATGAGCAGGGCATTGTGTGCCAGGACCTCAACCCACGAAATATTCTACTCCGCAATAGTG GTGAGGCGTGTCTTACATACTTTGGACAGTGGACAGAAGTTCAGCCTGAAATTAACCCGAAAGCAATGGAAGAGATGTACTGTGCACCAG aTTTGGAGCAGAAATTGGAGGTGTGTCAAAAATCACAGAGgcgtgtgattggtggagtCTTGGAGCTTTATTATATGAGCTTCTTACTGGCACG GCCCTGTGGCAGTGCCACCCTACAGGTGTTCACCCTCACACTCCTCTCCATATCCCAGAATTCCTCAGCACTGCAGCCGCCTCGCTTCTCACTGAG CTGCTCCAGTTTGATGCGTGTTATCGTCTGGGATCAGGAGGCGGCGGCGTGA
- the rps6kl1 gene encoding ribosomal protein S6 kinase-like 1 isoform X3 codes for MAKKDYLLDAAQQIRMALDREVNEDYEAAFSYYKNGVDLLLNGVQVDPNKERREAVKRKTTQYLKRAEEIFISYLQDNISKGSTHLGGYSSLRFRSIRHLSSPVENLAMCKVVGIIDKVLTVESLTSKETFIVKSLPKSSWESRERSTIIPQGVPFMVKLLKYYVSEDTVFLHLEHVQGGRLFSRLHRVRSEAVREHPECFSPNQHKICLKNSYTLPALHQEIYLNENYERTKPLESPGSPTKHCLENCITHSYCEDSGRQQGSSLGWYATRTDNELPSVGLPNGLKSLPQDINPLPIHPCVIVDTRDPLDVTSDLLGNDVRIERIESYIDLNKAWNALEPAQDCLSFTVPGSNSDILGFSIASQITPASLFGENAQPTLCSTVDVLPQRVRIVPNTSHLPPQNQAHDGFPHEQGVTNCKPSGNGQISQFVAELSKVSSRRNPFECTPQKQESISLDFTKMSSQLNTVDMVREVGKEDMENWQFFNSSFKQPQVGMISCLSAPTTNSSCWSETEVEQQMKVDGLGHYSQIKAKNFSAKSKWGRWGLPENEVRLWGAQILLALESLHEQGIVCQDLNPRNILLRNSGEACLTYFGQWTEVQPEINPKAMEEMYCAPAEIGGVSKITEACDWWSLGALLYELLTGTALWQCHPTGVHPHTPLHIPEFLSTAAASLLTESQGGRSGLVFFLMVTCHRIHKKLKRGAE; via the exons ATGGCAAAGAAAGACTATCTGCTAGATGCAGCCCAACAGATTCGCATGGCACTGGACCGAGAAGTCAATGAAGACTATGAGGCGGCATTCAGCTACTATAAGAATGGAGTCGATCTGCTGCTCAATGGAGTACAAG TGGATCCAAATAAAGAGAGACGTGAAGCAGTGAAACGAAAGACCACTCAATATCTGAAGAGAGCCGAGGAGATCTTCATCTCTTACTTACAAGACAACATCTCTAAAGGATCCACTCATTTAGGA GGTTATAGTAGCTTGCGCTTTCGGTCGATCAGACATCTAAGTTCACCGGTGGAGAATCTGGCGATGTGCAAAGTCGTTGGAATCATTGATAAG GTGCTGACGGTTGAAAGTCTGACAAGCAAGGAGACATTTATCGTTAAG AGTTTACCAAAGTCGAGCTGGGAGAGTCGTGAGAGGTCGACCATCATTCCTCAGGGAGTGCCCTTCATGGTGAAGCTGCTAAAATACTATGTCAGTGAAGACACTGTGTTCCTTCATCTAGAACATGTTCAAG GTGGAAGACTCTTTTCCAGACTTCACAGGGTCAGAAGTGAAGCAGTCAGGGAGCATCCAGAATGCTTCAGCCCCAACCAGCACAAGATCTGTCTGAAGAACAGCTACACCCTCCCTGCTCTCCACCAGGAGATTTACCTCAATGAGAATTATGAGAGAACTAAACCTCTTGAGAGTCCAGGCAGCCCAACAAAACATTGTCTTGAGAACTGCATAACCCACTCCTACTGTGAAGATTCAGGACGCCAGCAGGGGAGTTCTCTAGGTTGGTATGCAACAAGGACAGATAATGAGCTTCCTTCTGTTGGTCTACCCAATGGTCTCAAGTCTTTACCTCAGGATATTAATCCTCTTCCTATTCATCCCTGTGTGATTGTGGACACTCGGGATCCTCTTGATGTCACTTCCGACCTTCTGGGAAATGATGTCCGCATTGAGCGCATTGAATCTTACATAGATCTGAACAAAGCTTGGAATGCTTTGGAACCTGCTCAGGACTGTCTGAGTTTCACTGTACCAGGATCAAACTCGGATATTCTAGGATTCAGCATTGCATCTCAGATTACTCCAGCCTCTTTATTTGGTGAAAACGCACAACCAACCCTTTGCAGCACGGTTGATGTTCTTCCACAGAGAGTGCGGATAGTTCCCAACACGTCACATTTACCTCCACAAAACCAAGCGCATGATGGATTTCCTCATGAACAAGGTGTCACTAACTGTAAACCTAGTGGAAATGGACAGATTTCACAGTTTGTGGCTGAATTGAGCAAAGTCAGTTCTCGTCGCAATCCATTTGAATGTACACCTCAAAAACAAGAAAGTATCTCTTTAGACTTTACCAAGATGTCTTCCCAGTTGAACACTGTTGACATGGTGAGGGAGGTTGGGAAGGAGGACATGGAGAACTGGCAGTTCTTCAACTCTTCATTTAAACAACCACAAGTTGGCATGATCTCCTGTCTGTCAGCACCTACCACAAACAGCTCCTGTTGGAGCGAGACTGAAGTAGAACAGCAGATGAAGGTGGATGGCTTGGGCCATTACTCCCAAATTAAGGCCAAGAACTTCAGTGCCAAATCGAAGTGGGGTAGATGGGGACTCCCTGAGAATGAGGTGCGACTGTGGGGGGCTCAGATTCTGTTGGCCTTGGAAAGTCTTCATGAGCAGGGCATTGTGTGCCAGGACCTCAACCCACGAAATATTCTACTCCGCAATAGTG GTGAGGCGTGTCTTACATACTTTGGACAGTGGACAGAAGTTCAGCCTGAAATTAACCCGAAAGCAATGGAAGAGATGTACTGTGCACCAG CAGAAATTGGAGGTGTGTCAAAAATCACAGAGgcgtgtgattggtggagtCTTGGAGCTTTATTATATGAGCTTCTTACTGGCACG GCCCTGTGGCAGTGCCACCCTACAGGTGTTCACCCTCACACTCCTCTCCATATCCCAGAATTCCTCAGCACTGCAGCCGCCTCGCTTCTCACTGAG AGCCAGGGAGGACGCAGTGGATTAGTTTTCTTTTTGATGGTAACGTGCCACAGAATACACAAAAAActgaagagaggggcggagtga
- the rps6kl1 gene encoding ribosomal protein S6 kinase-like 1 isoform X5 produces the protein MAKKDYLLDAAQQIRMALDREVNEDYEAAFSYYKNGVDLLLNGVQVDPNKERREAVKRKTTQYLKRAEEIFISYLQDNISKGSTHLGGYSSLRFRSIRHLSSPVENLAMCKVVGIIDKVLTVESLTSKETFIVKSLPKSSWESRERSTIIPQGVPFMVKLLKYYVSEDTVFLHLEHVQGGRLFSRLHRVRSEAVREHPECFSPNQHKICLKNSYTLPALHQEIYLNENYERTKPLESPGSPTKHCLENCITHSYCEDSGRQQGSSLGWYATRTDNELPSVGLPNGLKSLPQDINPLPIHPCVIVDTRDPLDVTSDLLGNDVRIERIESYIDLNKAWNALEPAQDCLSFTVPGSNSDILGFSIASQITPASLFGENAQPTLCSTVDVLPQRVRIVPNTSHLPPQNQAHDGFPHEQGVTNCKPSGNGQISQFVAELSKVSSRRNPFECTPQKQESISLDFTKMSSQLNTVDMVREVGKEDMENWQFFNSSFKQPQVGMISCLSAPTTNSSCWSETEVEQQMKVDGLGHYSQIKAKNFSAKSKWGRWGLPENEVRLWGAQILLALESLHEQGIVCQDLNPRNILLRNSGEACLTYFGQWTEVQPEINPKAMEEMYCAPDLEQKLEVCQKSQRRVIGGVLELYYMSFLLARPCGSATLQVFTLTLLSISQNSSALQPPRFSLRAREDAVD, from the exons ATGGCAAAGAAAGACTATCTGCTAGATGCAGCCCAACAGATTCGCATGGCACTGGACCGAGAAGTCAATGAAGACTATGAGGCGGCATTCAGCTACTATAAGAATGGAGTCGATCTGCTGCTCAATGGAGTACAAG TGGATCCAAATAAAGAGAGACGTGAAGCAGTGAAACGAAAGACCACTCAATATCTGAAGAGAGCCGAGGAGATCTTCATCTCTTACTTACAAGACAACATCTCTAAAGGATCCACTCATTTAGGA GGTTATAGTAGCTTGCGCTTTCGGTCGATCAGACATCTAAGTTCACCGGTGGAGAATCTGGCGATGTGCAAAGTCGTTGGAATCATTGATAAG GTGCTGACGGTTGAAAGTCTGACAAGCAAGGAGACATTTATCGTTAAG AGTTTACCAAAGTCGAGCTGGGAGAGTCGTGAGAGGTCGACCATCATTCCTCAGGGAGTGCCCTTCATGGTGAAGCTGCTAAAATACTATGTCAGTGAAGACACTGTGTTCCTTCATCTAGAACATGTTCAAG GTGGAAGACTCTTTTCCAGACTTCACAGGGTCAGAAGTGAAGCAGTCAGGGAGCATCCAGAATGCTTCAGCCCCAACCAGCACAAGATCTGTCTGAAGAACAGCTACACCCTCCCTGCTCTCCACCAGGAGATTTACCTCAATGAGAATTATGAGAGAACTAAACCTCTTGAGAGTCCAGGCAGCCCAACAAAACATTGTCTTGAGAACTGCATAACCCACTCCTACTGTGAAGATTCAGGACGCCAGCAGGGGAGTTCTCTAGGTTGGTATGCAACAAGGACAGATAATGAGCTTCCTTCTGTTGGTCTACCCAATGGTCTCAAGTCTTTACCTCAGGATATTAATCCTCTTCCTATTCATCCCTGTGTGATTGTGGACACTCGGGATCCTCTTGATGTCACTTCCGACCTTCTGGGAAATGATGTCCGCATTGAGCGCATTGAATCTTACATAGATCTGAACAAAGCTTGGAATGCTTTGGAACCTGCTCAGGACTGTCTGAGTTTCACTGTACCAGGATCAAACTCGGATATTCTAGGATTCAGCATTGCATCTCAGATTACTCCAGCCTCTTTATTTGGTGAAAACGCACAACCAACCCTTTGCAGCACGGTTGATGTTCTTCCACAGAGAGTGCGGATAGTTCCCAACACGTCACATTTACCTCCACAAAACCAAGCGCATGATGGATTTCCTCATGAACAAGGTGTCACTAACTGTAAACCTAGTGGAAATGGACAGATTTCACAGTTTGTGGCTGAATTGAGCAAAGTCAGTTCTCGTCGCAATCCATTTGAATGTACACCTCAAAAACAAGAAAGTATCTCTTTAGACTTTACCAAGATGTCTTCCCAGTTGAACACTGTTGACATGGTGAGGGAGGTTGGGAAGGAGGACATGGAGAACTGGCAGTTCTTCAACTCTTCATTTAAACAACCACAAGTTGGCATGATCTCCTGTCTGTCAGCACCTACCACAAACAGCTCCTGTTGGAGCGAGACTGAAGTAGAACAGCAGATGAAGGTGGATGGCTTGGGCCATTACTCCCAAATTAAGGCCAAGAACTTCAGTGCCAAATCGAAGTGGGGTAGATGGGGACTCCCTGAGAATGAGGTGCGACTGTGGGGGGCTCAGATTCTGTTGGCCTTGGAAAGTCTTCATGAGCAGGGCATTGTGTGCCAGGACCTCAACCCACGAAATATTCTACTCCGCAATAGTG GTGAGGCGTGTCTTACATACTTTGGACAGTGGACAGAAGTTCAGCCTGAAATTAACCCGAAAGCAATGGAAGAGATGTACTGTGCACCAG aTTTGGAGCAGAAATTGGAGGTGTGTCAAAAATCACAGAGgcgtgtgattggtggagtCTTGGAGCTTTATTATATGAGCTTCTTACTGGCACG GCCCTGTGGCAGTGCCACCCTACAGGTGTTCACCCTCACACTCCTCTCCATATCCCAGAATTCCTCAGCACTGCAGCCGCCTCGCTTCTCACTGAG AGCCAGGGAGGACGCAGTGGATTAG